In Triticum aestivum cultivar Chinese Spring chromosome 5B, IWGSC CS RefSeq v2.1, whole genome shotgun sequence, the following proteins share a genomic window:
- the LOC123117266 gene encoding probable serine/threonine-protein kinase PBL22, with product MALWAGLGQAATVAQLVGVDAGGLISLITQAALTARQNKKACEQLSRRVHMIADLLPHLQEPELMRRPEFRRPLAGLGDTLREAHDLVMVCQRKSRFYRFLNARRLADKFRDIQSRMDSYLLVVPFISYIALTYNLNRICDSLRPSHTTLQSPASTSQSHPVPAWKGVAKFTLAEIAAASNSYAFFTKVCKGTSGTVYRGRLSDGSDVAIKRISKTAQDREKVLRTELAVIPHPRHSHFVRLLGWCEEEDERLVVTEYMRNGWLHDHLHGRKPPSSAVMVSWNTRVEVLLGASRAIRYLHCNFEPSVINCNIKSSNILLNASWMPRVSDLGSSVRHETDEAEYQVVGKGGYIDPEYCRTGRLTPATDVYSFGVVMLEVLTGRPPVITTPAEGGAGRGPDGLGALCAPTYRGRGAGEAAGRAPGAAANAGAAPGAAVGGQHGGPVSASAVDSSATHIRRRGSPRHSVQARQHVACSAANG from the coding sequence ATGGCGTTGTGGGCGGGGCTGGGGCAGGCGGCGACGGTTGCGCAGCTGGTTGGGGTGGACGCCGGCGGGCTCATCTCCCTAATCACGCAGGCGGCCTTGACGGCTCGCCAGAACAAGAAGGCCTGCGAGCAGCTCTCACGCCGCGTCCACATGATCGCCGACCTGCTGCCGCACCTCCAGGAACCTGAGTTGATGCGGCGGCCCGAGTTCCGGCGGCCTCTGGCCGGGCTGGGCGACACGCTCCGGGAGGCGCACGACCTCGTCATGGTCTGCCAGCGGAAGAGCCGCTTCTACCGCTTCCTCAATGCCAGGAGGCTGGCTGACAAGTTCAGGGACATCCAGAGTAGGATGGACTCCTACCTCCTCGTCGTCCCTTTCATCAGCTACATAGCCTTAACCTACAACCTCAACCGAATCTGCGACTCCCTCCGTCCAAGCCATACAACCCTTCAATCGCCGGCATCCACCTCCCAGTCCCACCCAGTCCCTGCTTGGAAGGGTGTTGCCAAGTTCACGCTGGCAGAGATCGCGGCGGCGTCCAACAGCTACGCCTTCTTCACCAAGGTCTGCAAGGGCACCTCCGGGACGGTGTACAGAGGGAGGCTTAGCGACGGGAGCGACGTGGCCATCAAGCGCATCAGCAAGACGGCGCAGGACAGGGAGAAGGTGCTACGCACGGAGCTCGCCGTCATCCCGCACCCCCGCCACAGCCATTTCGTGCGCCTCCTGGGCTGgtgcgaggaggaggacgagcgccTGGTCGTCACCGAGTACATGCGTAACGGCTGGCTCCACGACCACCTACACGGTCGCAAGCCGCCTTCCTCGGCGGTGATGGTGTCCTGGAATACGCGCGTGGAGGTGCTCCTGGGCGCGTCGCGCGCCATCAGATACCTCCACTGCAACTTCGAGCCGTCGGTCATCAACTGCAACATCAAATCCTCCAACATCCTGCTGAACGCTAGCTGGATGCCGCGCGTGTCGGACCTGGGGTCCTCGGTTCGGCACGAGACGGACGAGGCGGAGTACCAGGTCGTAGGCAAGGGCGGCTACATCGACCCGGAGTACTGCCGCACAGGGCGCCTGACGCCGGCGAccgacgtgtacagcttcggcgtTGTGATGCTGGAGGTGTTGACGGGCAGGCCGCCGGTGATAACTACTCCGGCTGAAGGGGGGGCAGGGCGAGGTCCAGATGGACTTGGTGCACTTTGCGCTCCCACTTATCGAGGCCGGGGAGCTGGAGAAGCTGCTGGACGGGCGCCCGGAGCCGCAGCCAACGCCGGTGCAGCTCCAGGCGCTGCAGTGGGTGGCCAACACGGCGGCCCAGTGTCTGCATCGGCAGTCGATAGTTCGGCCACACATATCAGACGTCGTGGCTCACCTCGACATAGCGTTCAGGCTCGCCAGCACGTAGCATGCAGTGCCGCCAATGGATGA